GCAAAGGTGGAAATAAAACAAATAGTGTTTTTAGACCAAAGGCTGTAAGCATGATCCAGATGATTATCCCGGCTCCCACTCCAAGACAGGCAAAAATGCTTTGTCTAAATCCATAAGCAAGTGATGTTCTAAGGATGAGGAAAATATCTGGTCCAGGTACTATAAGGGCTAAAAAATGTGTCGCCATAAGGGCTAAAAGTGCATAAATTTCCATGATATTCTTTCAAAAGAGCAGGGCATATGCCCTGCGTGTTAAAACGACGGTATAACCGCTCCTTTGTAGCGACTGATAATAAATTCTTTTACCTCGGGACTTAGTATGGCTTTGTTTAGAGCCTTGATCTTTGGTAGGTTTTCATTACCATCTTTTACTGCTACAAAATTTGTATAAGGACTATCTTTTCCTTCAAGCAAAAGTGCGTCTTGCGTTGGCTTTAGACCTACGTCAAGTGCGTAGTTTATGTTGATAAAAGCTATCGTCACATCATCAAGTGCGCGAGGTGTTTGAGCTGACTCCATCTCTTTAAATTTTAGATTTTTTGGATTTTCTACTATGTCAAGCGGAGATTTGTATTCGCTATTGTTTGCTTTTATAATCCCTGCCTTTTCTAATAAATTTATCGATCTAGTCGAGTCTGCAGAGTTGTTTGATATAGCTACGATATCGCCGTTTTTAAGCTCGTCAAGGCTTTTTATCTTCTTTGAGTAAATTCCCATAGGCTCTACGTGAACGCCGGCAGTTGGGACAATATGTGTTTTATTGTCTTTATTAAAGGCTTTCATGTAAGGAAGACCCTGGAAGTAATTTGCGTCAAGATCGCCTTGCTCGGTTGCTAAATTTGGTATAACATAGTCGTTAAATACCTTGATCTCAAGCTTATAGCCCTCTTTTGCCAAAAGCGGAGCTACGACCTCTTCAAGAATTTCCGCATGAGGAACAGGAGTTGCGCCGATTATTATTGTTTTTGCATCTCCTGCTGCATTTAGGCTAAGCGCTAAAGAGATAGATGCAAGTGGTAGTAGTAGTTTTGAAATTTTCATTATTTTTCCTTTATTTTATTTTGTTTTTTGGCATTAAAACGCCGGTATAACTTCGCCTTTATAGCGATCAAGTATGAAATTTTTAACCTCTTGTGTCGTGATAGCGGCGTTTAACGCCTTTATCTTATCGTTATTTTCATTTCCTGCGCGAGTAACTACGATATTTGCATAAGGACTATCGCTATCTTCAAGCAAAAGCGCATCTTTTGATACACTAAGACCTATATCAAGGATGAAATTTGTGCTAATAGCGGCCAGATCAACCTCGTCTAGCGTGCGTGGAATTTGCGCTCCTTCGAGCTCAAGAAATTTTAAATTCTTAGGATTTTTAACTATATCATGCGGAGTTGCAAGGCTGATATTTGGCGCAAGTTCGATAAGCTTTGCTTTTTCAAGTATCTTAAGTGCGCGGTTGGCGTTACTTGGGTCATGTGCGATGGTAATGGTCGCTCCGTCTTTTAGCTCATTTATGTTTTTTATCTTCTTAGAGTAAAAGCCAAGCGGTTCAACATGAACGGCTACGGTCCTAACAAGCGTGAGCCCGCGGTTTTTATTTTGCTCTTCAAGATATGGCAGGTGCTGAAAGAAATTTGCATCTAGATCACCGTTTTGAGTTGCGATATTTGGTATAGAGTAGTCGTTTATCTCTTGGATGACCAGCTCATACCCTTGTGCTTTTAAATTTGGCTTTATAAACTCTAAAATTTCAGCGTGAGGAACGGGAGAAACTCCGACTATGATCTTTTTATCACCACTTGCACCGTATAAATTTAGTGCGAGTATGGCTGTGCTTATTATGGTTAAAATTTTCATTACATTTCCTTTTAGATTATGCGTGATACGCTGCATTGATAAATTTAGACTTAAATTTACCGACTTTAGGACAAAAGGTTAAAGGCCTTTGCTCTTTGTGGTATTAAGGAAGCTTTTGGCTTCCTTGATGGCGTTATTAAAACGCTGGAAGTATGGCTCCTTCGTATTTTTTCTCGATGAAAGCTTTTACTTCAGGTGTTGTTATAGCTTTGTTTAGAGCTTGTATTTTTTTACTTTGCTCATTGCCTACTTTTACAACTACATAGTTTACGTAAGGGCTCTCTTTACTTTCAAGAGCAAGAGCGTCTTTTATAGGGTTTAGGCTAGCATTCAAAGCATAGTTCGTATTAATAACTGCTATCGTAACATCATCTAGTGTGCGAGGTGTTTGAGCCGACTCCATCTCTTTAAATTTTAGATTTTTTGGATTTTGGGTTATATCAAGAGGTGTTTTTAGTGGATTGTCATTTAGCTTTATAAGACCTGCGGTGGCCAAAACATCAAGAGCACGACTCTCGTTCGTTGGGTCGTTTGGTATAGCTACGATATCTCCGTTTTTGATCTCGTTGATGCTTTTTATCTTTTTAGAGTAAACACCCATTGGCTCAAGGTGAACACCTACGGTATGCGTAAGTTTTGTTCCTTTGTTTTTGTTAAATTCTTCAAGATAAGGCAGGTGTTGGAAGAAATTTGCATCCAAATCGCCGTCGTCAGTTGCGATATTTGGTATAGAGTAATCGTTAAATTCTTTTATTTCAAGATCATAGCCATCTTTTGCAAGGATAGGTTTTATAACCTCAAGGATCTCAGCGTGTGGAACAGGCGTTGCGCCGACTACGATTTTTTCAGCTGCGTTTGCTGATACAAGCAGGCTTAAAGCAACTAATGAAGTAGCAAGTATTTTTGTCATTTTTTATCCTTTTTAAAAATTTGCTAACACTCAAAAAGGATAAGCGGATAGTAGAAGGCTTAAATTTCTTTTTAAATGTTTAGCGAACTAAGCACTTAAAAAGAAATTTGTGCTTAGTATTTGTCTTTCGACACCTTAGTTTCTATCAAGCGACACATTTCGCACATATCTGATTTCATGATATATCCTTTCTCTTTTTCAAATTAAATTGGCGAATTGTAAGAAAAGTTGCTTTAAAATAAGTTTAAAATCTTTAAAATTTAGGTCAATTGATGTAAATACTTAAAAATTTAAAGGAAAAATGATGATAATACATCATGTAGATGCTTTTACAAATGAGCTTTTTAAAGGCAATCCAGCCTGTGTTTGCGTAAGCGACGCTCCGCTTGATGAAAATTTGATGCAAAAGATAGCTGCTGAAAATAATTTATCCGAAACTGCATTTTTAGTTAAAAATGGTGAAATTTATAATCTTAGGTGGTTTACGCCTGTTAGCAAAGTAGACCTATGCGGACATGCTACGCTTGCTAGCGCCTTTGTTTTAAAAAGCTTTTTTGAGCCGAGTCAAAATGAGTTTAAATTTAGTACATTAAGTGGGATTTTAACTGTAACCTATGAAAACAGTGTATTTTTGCTTGACTTTCCAGTGTTTGAGCTAAAAGAGATAAATGTGACTGAAGCGATGAGTAGGGCTGTAGGAGCAAAGCCACAGCAAGCCTTTTTGGGACGCGACCTGCTTCTTATAATGGAAAATGAGAGCGATATTATAAACGCAAAACTTGATTTTGGTGCGATGCTAGAGCTTGACGGACTTATAACTCATATAAGTGCAAAAGGAGGTGAATTTGACTGTGTTTCAAGAAGCTTTGCGCCAAAACTAGGCATAAGCGAAGACCCGGTTTGTGGCTCAGGGTACTGTCATATCGTGCCATTTTGGGCTAAAAATTTAGACAAAATAAAGCTAAAAGCACTACAAGCATCAGCTAGAAGTGGAATTTTAGAGTGTGAGATGATGTCAAACGGACGCGTAAGACTTGGCGGAACGGCGGTTTTATACTCTAAAAACGAAGTATTTGTTTAAAAATTTACCTTAAATTTTTTATGATACTTCTTGCATTTTTTGAATTTTTAGTGATTTTTTCCTCTAAAATTCTATTTATGCACTCTAAAAAGTTTGGCAAACAGCAAATATCAACTGAGTAAAATACATGAAGTCCTGATTTTTCTCCTTTTAAAATTCCAGCACTTTTTAATACACTAAGATGCTTTGAAATGGTGGCTTGCTCTTTGTTTAAGTTTTCACAAATTTCGCTTACACTCATACTTTTATCGCCTAAAATTTCAACTATCTGAACTCTTAATGGATGGGCTAAAGCCCTCATAAAATCACTTTTTAGCTCAAAAATATCAACATACCGCATCTAAAATCCTTTTGGCAATTTTATCTAAAAAAGCTAAATTTATACTTGACTATATTCCTATATAGATATATAATAATGCAAAAAATAAAAGGATAAGATATGTTAGATATATTTACAAGGCAAAGCGTATTTCAGTTTTTCAAATTTTTTATGATTTATTTTGTTGAGATTTCACTGTTATTTTTAGTTGTGTCGTTTTTGGTATTCATTGTGTCTGAAAAATTCAGCGATAAACTTAAAAAGCATTTAGTAAAGAGCGATTTTTCAAGCTTCGTTAAAGCATTTGTAGTCGGCGCTCTCACTCCGTTTTGTTCTTGTTCTACCATACCACTTTTAAACGGATTTTTAAAAAGTGGCGTTTCTTTGGGGGTTAGTAGTGTGTTTTTACTAAGCTCACCACTTGTAAATCCGGTTATCCTGACTCTACTTTTTATCGGTTTTGGCTTAAAATTTACAGCTGTTTATTTTGCGGTTATTTTTATCACATCAATTACTTTTGGCATCATACTATCTAAAATAAACCAAAACAAATTTTTAAAAGATGACTTTATAAAACCAAAATTTAGCCTAAGTGTAGGCGTTTCAAGTATGGTTTTTAAAGCTACAACTCAACCAAAAATCTGTGCTTGCAACCAAGCAAACACTAATGAAAGTATCTATAAAATAGCTTTTTCAAACTCACTTAGGGAGTACAAAAAGCTATTTGTGTACGTACTGGTTGCGATGTTTATCGGTGCGACGATACATGGCTTCGTGCCACAAACGCTTGTATCATCATACCTTGGCGCAAGCGACTTTGACTCTATATTTATATCAGCCGTACTTGGCATTTTACTTTATGTCAGAGTAGAAGCCCTCATCCCTATCGGAACAGCACTCTTGTCATCAGGTGCGAGCGCGGCGGCTTTTGGAGCGTTTGTGATAACGGCAGCTGGGATAAGCTTGCCTGAGATTATACTTCTCAACAGGTTCTTTAAACCAAAATTTATAGCTATTTTTATCGGATTTATACTGTGCGTGGCGATGATATTTGCGTTCTTTTTATCCGCAAATATCATCTAATTTTTTTATTTTTTCGTCCATTTATAGGCTAAATTTCCTAAAATTTGAACGATTTGTACCATGATTATCAGGATAACTACGGTGTAAAACATTATATCAGGGCGAAATCTCTGATATCCGTAATTTATCGCAACTGCTCCAAGACCGCCACCACCGACAGCTCCAGCCATCGCTGAAAAGCCGATATTTACGATAAAAGTTAATGTAAACGCAGATATGATACCTGGAAGTGCCTCGACAAACATTATCCTAAAAATGATCTGAAAATTTGAAGCACCAAAGCTTTTTGCTGCTTCTATTATGCCGCGATCAACCTCTTTTAAAGAGTTTTCAATAAGCCTAGCCACAAAAGGAGCAGCTCCGATGGTAAGTGGAACGATCGCAGCAGTAGTGCCTATGCTTGTGCCAACTATCATTTTTGTGATAGGAAATAGTACGATGATAAGGATGATAAACGGAAAGCTTCTTAGGATATTTACACAAATATCAAGTATAAAGTAGACTTTAGAATTTGGTTTTAGGCCGTCTTTATCAGAGATGATGAGTAGAACGGCAGGGATAATGCCTATGACAAATGCTAAAAATGTAGAAACAAGGCTCATGTAAACGGTTTCGTTTATAGCAGGGAGTAAAATTCTGTTAAACACATCAGGAAATTTTGAAAAATCAATGCCAAACATTACGCCACCTCCCATAAAACGCCACTTTTAGATATATAATCAAGCACTTTTTCTTTGTCTTCTTCTTCGATGTTTATTACCAAATTTCCAAGAACATGGTCGTTTAGCTTTTCTAATTTGCCCCAAACGATGTTAAAATCAACATTTAGCGTCCTCGCCATATGTGTTATGATGCTGTGTTGGGCGACTTCTTTTGGAAAATACAAGCGAATATTTATGCCACTTTCTGGCAAAATTTCCTCTTCGCCAAGAAATTCTTTCATTTTTAAGTCGGGTTTTAAGAATAACTCCTCGATACTGCCGCAGCCTATTATCTTTCC
This is a stretch of genomic DNA from Campylobacter sp. RM6914. It encodes these proteins:
- a CDS encoding MetQ/NlpA family ABC transporter substrate-binding protein, encoding MKISKLLLPLASISLALSLNAAGDAKTIIIGATPVPHAEILEEVVAPLLAKEGYKLEIKVFNDYVIPNLATEQGDLDANYFQGLPYMKAFNKDNKTHIVPTAGVHVEPMGIYSKKIKSLDELKNGDIVAISNNSADSTRSINLLEKAGIIKANNSEYKSPLDIVENPKNLKFKEMESAQTPRALDDVTIAFININYALDVGLKPTQDALLLEGKDSPYTNFVAVKDGNENLPKIKALNKAILSPEVKEFIISRYKGAVIPSF
- a CDS encoding MetQ/NlpA family ABC transporter substrate-binding protein translates to MKILTIISTAILALNLYGASGDKKIIVGVSPVPHAEILEFIKPNLKAQGYELVIQEINDYSIPNIATQNGDLDANFFQHLPYLEEQNKNRGLTLVRTVAVHVEPLGFYSKKIKNINELKDGATITIAHDPSNANRALKILEKAKLIELAPNISLATPHDIVKNPKNLKFLELEGAQIPRTLDEVDLAAISTNFILDIGLSVSKDALLLEDSDSPYANIVVTRAGNENNDKIKALNAAITTQEVKNFILDRYKGEVIPAF
- a CDS encoding MetQ/NlpA family ABC transporter substrate-binding protein translates to MTKILATSLVALSLLVSANAAEKIVVGATPVPHAEILEVIKPILAKDGYDLEIKEFNDYSIPNIATDDGDLDANFFQHLPYLEEFNKNKGTKLTHTVGVHLEPMGVYSKKIKSINEIKNGDIVAIPNDPTNESRALDVLATAGLIKLNDNPLKTPLDITQNPKNLKFKEMESAQTPRTLDDVTIAVINTNYALNASLNPIKDALALESKESPYVNYVVVKVGNEQSKKIQALNKAITTPEVKAFIEKKYEGAILPAF
- a CDS encoding PhzF family phenazine biosynthesis protein; amino-acid sequence: MIIHHVDAFTNELFKGNPACVCVSDAPLDENLMQKIAAENNLSETAFLVKNGEIYNLRWFTPVSKVDLCGHATLASAFVLKSFFEPSQNEFKFSTLSGILTVTYENSVFLLDFPVFELKEINVTEAMSRAVGAKPQQAFLGRDLLLIMENESDIINAKLDFGAMLELDGLITHISAKGGEFDCVSRSFAPKLGISEDPVCGSGYCHIVPFWAKNLDKIKLKALQASARSGILECEMMSNGRVRLGGTAVLYSKNEVFV
- a CDS encoding ArsR/SmtB family transcription factor — encoded protein: MRYVDIFELKSDFMRALAHPLRVQIVEILGDKSMSVSEICENLNKEQATISKHLSVLKSAGILKGEKSGLHVFYSVDICCLPNFLECINRILEEKITKNSKNARSIIKNLR
- a CDS encoding permease — its product is MLDIFTRQSVFQFFKFFMIYFVEISLLFLVVSFLVFIVSEKFSDKLKKHLVKSDFSSFVKAFVVGALTPFCSCSTIPLLNGFLKSGVSLGVSSVFLLSSPLVNPVILTLLFIGFGLKFTAVYFAVIFITSITFGIILSKINQNKFLKDDFIKPKFSLSVGVSSMVFKATTQPKICACNQANTNESIYKIAFSNSLREYKKLFVYVLVAMFIGATIHGFVPQTLVSSYLGASDFDSIFISAVLGILLYVRVEALIPIGTALLSSGASAAAFGAFVITAAGISLPEIILLNRFFKPKFIAIFIGFILCVAMIFAFFLSANII
- a CDS encoding methionine ABC transporter permease gives rise to the protein MFGIDFSKFPDVFNRILLPAINETVYMSLVSTFLAFVIGIIPAVLLIISDKDGLKPNSKVYFILDICVNILRSFPFIILIIVLFPITKMIVGTSIGTTAAIVPLTIGAAPFVARLIENSLKEVDRGIIEAAKSFGASNFQIIFRIMFVEALPGIISAFTLTFIVNIGFSAMAGAVGGGGLGAVAINYGYQRFRPDIMFYTVVILIIMVQIVQILGNLAYKWTKK